The Metabacillus litoralis genome contains a region encoding:
- a CDS encoding Cof-type HAD-IIB family hydrolase yields the protein MTFYRLLALNIDGTLLRSNGRLQASTKEAIDFVKEKEVYVTLVTNRHFQSAKKLAKALKLDSFLVTHGGAFISENLDEPFYEKRLSEDLTFNLVQVLENFNCNIRLTHERFSIGNRKKIASNLLSKSILNTSDSMFYPVQFVDSLGDTLRDEPVSATKIDVHFKYDEEKEEAEKLIQEAFDEVDLKTSSKSKSFEIVRKGVSKENGLRALASHLKIPLHETVAIGDSDDDIEMIKSAGLGVAMWNAPFEVKHAADWVTRSNNQQGVAYMVKEHFRKQQRQDFLRKIKIDK from the coding sequence GTGACTTTTTACCGATTACTTGCATTGAATATCGATGGAACTTTGCTTCGTTCAAATGGTCGTCTCCAAGCGTCAACGAAGGAAGCAATTGATTTTGTGAAAGAAAAAGAGGTCTACGTGACGCTTGTAACAAATAGGCATTTTCAATCTGCCAAAAAGCTTGCTAAAGCATTAAAACTAGATTCATTTTTAGTCACACATGGTGGAGCATTTATTTCCGAAAATCTAGATGAGCCTTTTTATGAGAAGCGACTATCTGAAGATTTAACGTTTAATCTTGTTCAAGTGTTGGAGAATTTTAATTGCAATATCCGTCTTACACATGAACGCTTTTCAATTGGAAATCGAAAAAAAATTGCTTCAAATTTACTTAGTAAGTCAATCCTTAATACATCAGATTCAATGTTTTATCCGGTTCAATTTGTGGATTCATTAGGAGACACACTTAGAGATGAGCCGGTTTCTGCCACGAAAATCGATGTTCATTTCAAATATGATGAAGAAAAAGAAGAGGCGGAAAAATTAATTCAAGAGGCTTTTGATGAAGTTGATCTAAAAACCAGCAGTAAATCTAAGAGTTTTGAGATTGTTAGAAAAGGGGTTTCAAAGGAAAACGGCTTGCGTGCCCTTGCTAGCCATTTGAAGATACCATTGCATGAAACGGTGGCTATTGGTGATTCAGACGATGATATTGAAATGATTAAGTCTGCAGGCTTGGGGGTAGCAATGTGGAATGCACCATTTGAAGTGAAGCATGCAGCTGACTGGGTAACACGTTCAAATAATCAGCAAGGCGTTGCCTATATGGTAAAAGAGCATTTTCGCAAGCAGCAAAGACAAGATTTTTTACGAAAAATTAAAATTGATAAATAA
- a CDS encoding phosphatidate cytidylyltransferase: protein MSKREPEKDFTAIFLRVKTWWGMFAVFCMATLFNPVVSLLSLMILCFFALKEYFSMMKTRKADRRLFLWSYLAIPVQFYWIYIGWYGMFIVFIPVYVFLFLPLPRLLGKGTSGFLRSVSSTQWGLMLMVFGLSHLAYYQFATPEHGANLVLFLVVLTQVNDVVHYLISIYIGKRKVVPSANPTITWEGYIGATIVTTTIAYFIYPYLTPLDLKFGIISGILISLSGFFGSLTISVLKRDLLIGDREKLKNVQKSYLTRVDSLTYTSPVFFHVIRYFYEFM, encoded by the coding sequence ATGAGCAAAAGGGAGCCCGAGAAGGATTTTACCGCTATATTTTTAAGAGTAAAAACTTGGTGGGGAATGTTTGCCGTATTTTGTATGGCTACTTTATTTAATCCAGTTGTTTCGTTGTTGTCACTAATGATTTTATGTTTTTTTGCTCTGAAAGAGTATTTTTCTATGATGAAAACGAGAAAAGCTGATCGGCGCTTATTTCTTTGGTCGTATTTAGCAATTCCTGTACAGTTTTATTGGATTTATATCGGATGGTATGGAATGTTTATCGTGTTCATTCCTGTCTATGTTTTCTTGTTTTTACCTCTACCAAGGCTTCTAGGTAAAGGTACAAGTGGTTTTTTGCGTTCAGTAAGCTCAACACAGTGGGGACTAATGTTAATGGTGTTTGGGTTAAGTCATTTAGCTTATTATCAATTTGCAACACCAGAACATGGAGCAAATTTAGTTCTTTTTCTCGTTGTATTAACACAAGTGAATGATGTTGTTCATTATTTGATTTCGATTTATATAGGGAAAAGAAAGGTAGTACCCTCAGCGAATCCTACCATTACATGGGAAGGGTATATAGGTGCAACCATTGTTACAACTACAATTGCATACTTTATTTATCCTTATTTAACACCACTCGACTTAAAATTTGGTATCATATCAGGTATATTGATTAGCTTAAGTGGATTTTTTGGAAGTTTGACCATTTCAGTTTTAAAGCGTGATTTGCTTATAGGGGACCGTGAAAAACTAAAGAACGTACAAAAAAGCTATTTAACACGTGTTGATAGTTTAACCTATACCTCACCTGTGTTTTTCCATGTTATCCGTTATTTTTATGAGTTTATGTAA
- a CDS encoding coproporphyrinogen III oxidase, with the protein MKIYIKGIQDERFHRPLTLIGNLFFEETELCFIEDDHTLEAEFFIQEDDERVSIKGYLLSEDGKRYEANKEKQIPVNVEGKERLRLVKNTLSFVYLTLLQDYTGMIQKWGILTGIRPTKLYHKKRQEGMSSENIHKMFKEEYLLSDEKIHLMQQIVERQLEVIPDLDSLSNEVSIYVGIPFCPTKCAYCTFPAYAINGRQGSVTSFLGGLHYEMREIGRWLKEKNIKITTVYYGGGTPTSITAEEMDMLYEEMAESFPHLENIREITVEAGRPDTITKEKLEILNKWKIDRISINPQSYTQATLKAIGRHHTVEETIEKFHLARSMGMNNINMDLIIGLPGEGVDEFDYSLAESAKLMPESLTVHTLSFKRASEMTQNKHKYKVASREEITTMMDHAVSWTKDHGYTPYYLYRQKNILGNLENVGYALKGQDSLYNIMIMEEQQTIIGIGCGAASKFVHPVTRKITHFANPKDPKSYNDGFEHYTNEKIAILEELFSK; encoded by the coding sequence ATGAAAATTTATATAAAAGGTATACAAGATGAGCGATTCCATCGCCCACTTACATTGATTGGTAATTTATTTTTTGAGGAAACAGAGCTCTGCTTTATAGAAGATGATCATACTCTAGAAGCGGAGTTTTTTATTCAAGAAGATGATGAACGTGTTTCAATTAAAGGATATTTACTATCAGAGGATGGCAAGCGATATGAGGCAAACAAGGAAAAGCAAATTCCTGTTAATGTAGAAGGGAAAGAACGCTTAAGACTAGTGAAAAACACTCTTTCATTTGTTTATTTAACCCTCCTACAGGATTACACAGGTATGATTCAAAAGTGGGGAATTTTAACTGGAATACGTCCTACAAAGCTTTATCATAAAAAGCGGCAGGAAGGAATGTCATCAGAAAACATCCATAAAATGTTTAAAGAGGAATATTTGCTGTCCGACGAAAAAATTCATCTTATGCAGCAGATCGTTGAAAGACAGCTAGAAGTCATTCCTGATTTAGATTCCCTGTCTAATGAGGTTAGTATCTATGTTGGAATTCCTTTTTGTCCAACAAAGTGTGCTTACTGTACGTTTCCAGCGTATGCAATCAATGGTAGACAAGGGTCAGTTACTTCTTTCCTAGGTGGCCTTCATTATGAAATGAGAGAAATCGGTCGTTGGTTAAAGGAAAAGAACATCAAAATTACAACTGTTTATTATGGTGGCGGAACACCGACAAGTATTACAGCAGAAGAGATGGATATGTTGTATGAAGAAATGGCTGAATCGTTCCCACATTTAGAAAATATTAGAGAAATTACAGTAGAAGCAGGCAGACCGGACACGATAACAAAGGAAAAGCTTGAGATTTTAAATAAGTGGAAAATCGATCGCATTAGTATTAATCCTCAATCTTATACACAGGCAACATTAAAGGCAATTGGACGCCACCATACTGTTGAAGAAACAATAGAGAAGTTTCATTTAGCTAGAAGTATGGGGATGAATAATATTAATATGGATTTAATTATCGGCTTACCAGGTGAAGGTGTTGACGAATTTGATTATTCTCTTGCAGAATCAGCAAAGTTGATGCCGGAGTCATTAACGGTTCACACACTTTCTTTTAAGCGTGCATCAGAAATGACGCAAAACAAACATAAGTATAAAGTGGCAAGCCGTGAAGAAATTACAACAATGATGGATCATGCAGTCTCTTGGACAAAGGATCATGGATATACTCCATATTATTTATACCGTCAAAAAAACATCCTCGGAAATTTAGAGAATGTTGGTTATGCCTTAAAAGGGCAGGATAGTCTATATAACATTATGATTATGGAAGAACAGCAAACGATTATTGGTATTGGGTGCGGGGCTGCAAGTAAGTTTGTTCATCCTGTGACAAGAAAAATTACTCACTTCGCCAACCCAAAGGATCCAAAATCCTATAATGATGGTTTTGAACATTATACAAATGAAAAAATAGCTATTTTAGAAGAGTTGTTTTCAAAATAA
- a CDS encoding YlbF family regulator, which produces MPENLYDVAYNLEKALRESDDFKALKNLYDEVNADESASKMFENFRNIQLNLQQKQMSGQEITQEEIEQAQKSVQLVQQHEKIAQLMAAEQRLSMVVTELNKIIMKPLEEMYGSL; this is translated from the coding sequence ATGCCTGAAAACTTATATGATGTTGCATACAATTTAGAAAAAGCTCTACGTGAAAGTGATGATTTCAAAGCGTTAAAAAATCTTTACGATGAAGTGAACGCAGATGAATCAGCAAGTAAGATGTTCGAAAACTTCCGTAACATCCAACTAAATCTTCAACAAAAGCAAATGTCTGGACAAGAAATTACACAAGAAGAAATTGAACAGGCACAAAAATCTGTTCAACTTGTTCAACAACACGAAAAAATTGCCCAACTTATGGCGGCAGAGCAACGCTTAAGTATGGTTGTTACAGAACTAAATAAAATTATTATGAAACCACTTGAGGAAATGTACGGAAGCTTATAA
- a CDS encoding STAS domain-containing protein — MNKEYVEKLETKVKEYEEAILDMSAPIIPSIVPDTILVPITGILLEERFEKIRIKILSYIQTHDIETAIIDMTDITLDKIEQIGMRELGNEIHQLTDAIFLMGVEPYYVGLSPQLIKEIVSTGVQIKAESFSTFQSALKHLMKKKGIVLQKASV, encoded by the coding sequence ATGAACAAAGAATATGTAGAGAAACTAGAAACAAAAGTTAAAGAATATGAAGAAGCCATATTAGATATGTCAGCACCAATTATTCCATCGATTGTTCCAGATACAATCTTAGTACCAATTACGGGAATTCTCCTTGAAGAAAGATTTGAAAAAATTCGAATTAAGATTTTATCGTATATCCAAACACATGATATTGAGACGGCTATTATTGATATGACAGATATTACATTAGATAAAATTGAACAAATTGGTATGCGAGAATTAGGAAACGAAATACATCAATTAACAGATGCAATCTTTTTAATGGGGGTGGAGCCTTATTATGTTGGTCTTTCTCCACAGCTTATTAAAGAGATTGTTTCAACGGGAGTGCAAATAAAAGCAGAGTCTTTTTCTACATTTCAATCAGCATTAAAACATTTAATGAAAAAGAAAGGTATTGTCCTACAAAAGGCTTCTGTATAA
- a CDS encoding YhzD family protein, with amino-acid sequence MGTYYLTVFEKNGEKLLDESFEAQSENEAKEIGQRKLEEQNYTDKTHRCTSAAGKLVLFGR; translated from the coding sequence ATGGGGACTTACTATTTAACGGTTTTTGAAAAAAATGGGGAAAAACTTTTAGATGAGAGCTTTGAAGCACAATCTGAAAATGAGGCAAAAGAAATTGGACAACGTAAATTAGAAGAACAAAATTATACAGATAAAACACACCGCTGTACATCTGCAGCCGGGAAGCTCGTGTTATTTGGAAGATAA
- a CDS encoding DUF445 domain-containing protein, giving the protein MKDVIMAVIMIVIGAAIGGVTNSLAIKMLFRPYKPLYFLGKRVPFTPGLIPKRREELAEQLGKMVVQHLLTAEGMKRKFLQSQFRDQVITWGEAQIRKLVISEKTPSQLMNSLNIHEPEKVVNDTLRNFLHRKFEQVVKENSQKPLNEVLSKNVLDDVYVAIPKVTQFIVDKGISYFESKEGKQKLGKMIEDFLATRGMLGNMIGMFLGNESLVDKVQPEVIKFLKNDETKVLVTTLIGREWNSIQDMTFNELDQKWGFVEKGSRILDTVIDTLKVDKLLSKPISTYLKPNEEKIIKEWLPMVVDVSTKYLISHLDEILKQLKLEDVVREQVESFAVERLEDIILSISRKEFKMITYLGALLGGIIGGLQAIIVMLIQ; this is encoded by the coding sequence ATGAAAGATGTAATTATGGCAGTGATAATGATTGTAATTGGTGCAGCCATTGGGGGAGTTACGAACTCATTGGCAATTAAAATGCTCTTTCGTCCTTATAAACCTCTCTATTTTTTAGGGAAAAGAGTTCCTTTTACACCGGGACTGATTCCGAAGCGGAGAGAGGAGCTTGCTGAACAGTTAGGAAAAATGGTTGTTCAGCATTTGTTAACAGCAGAAGGGATGAAACGCAAATTTTTACAATCACAATTTAGAGACCAGGTTATTACTTGGGGAGAAGCACAGATTAGAAAGCTTGTGATTTCTGAAAAAACTCCATCACAACTTATGAATTCATTAAATATTCATGAGCCTGAGAAAGTAGTAAATGATACCTTAAGAAATTTCCTTCATAGAAAATTCGAACAAGTGGTAAAGGAAAATTCGCAAAAGCCGTTAAATGAGGTTCTTTCTAAAAATGTTTTAGATGATGTTTATGTTGCTATTCCAAAGGTGACTCAATTTATTGTTGATAAAGGCATTTCATATTTTGAAAGCAAGGAAGGTAAGCAAAAGCTTGGTAAAATGATTGAAGATTTTCTTGCAACTAGAGGAATGCTAGGTAATATGATTGGAATGTTTTTAGGAAATGAAAGCCTGGTTGATAAGGTACAGCCAGAAGTGATTAAGTTTTTGAAAAACGACGAAACGAAAGTGTTAGTTACGACGTTAATTGGGCGCGAATGGAATTCTATTCAAGACATGACCTTTAATGAGCTTGATCAAAAATGGGGTTTTGTTGAAAAAGGATCTCGCATTCTTGATACTGTTATCGATACATTGAAGGTTGATAAGCTTCTATCCAAGCCAATTTCCACTTACTTAAAACCAAATGAAGAGAAAATCATAAAAGAATGGCTTCCAATGGTAGTTGATGTTTCAACTAAATACCTTATTTCTCATTTAGATGAAATTTTAAAACAGCTGAAGCTTGAAGATGTTGTACGGGAACAAGTAGAGTCTTTCGCAGTAGAAAGACTAGAGGACATTATTCTTTCAATATCAAGGAAAGAATTTAAAATGATTACCTATCTTGGAGCGCTACTTGGAGGGATCATTGGGGGATTACAAGCGATAATTGTCATGCTCATTCAATAA
- a CDS encoding enoyl-CoA hydratase: MTYQTIELVKEGNFATLYLNRVNSLNAMDVEMLQELAECLADVAASNVKLLFVTGRGRAFSAGGDLKTMLSNADESGFQTVMNNIKNIIVSLYTMPAVTVSFLNGAAAGLGLSFALACDQVFAEKNAKIAMNFINIGLIPDGGGHFFLKKRLGEHKAKQVIWEGKSMTSDEALKVGIVDMAYEGDTEEQLELIKRELEARPLKAMIASKLIYSEQEKQLLLETLDSETEKQLEMRRTQDHREGVAAFLEKRPAHFIGN; encoded by the coding sequence ATGACATATCAAACGATTGAGCTAGTCAAAGAGGGGAATTTTGCTACATTATATCTAAACAGAGTGAACTCATTAAACGCAATGGACGTAGAAATGCTTCAGGAATTAGCTGAGTGCTTAGCTGATGTTGCTGCTTCTAATGTAAAGCTTTTGTTTGTTACTGGAAGAGGTCGTGCCTTTTCAGCTGGCGGTGATTTAAAAACGATGCTATCTAATGCAGATGAATCTGGCTTTCAAACCGTGATGAACAATATAAAAAACATTATTGTCAGCTTATACACGATGCCTGCGGTAACAGTAAGCTTTCTTAACGGGGCTGCAGCTGGCTTAGGACTAAGTTTTGCTTTAGCATGTGATCAGGTATTTGCGGAAAAAAATGCGAAGATTGCTATGAATTTTATTAATATTGGTCTTATTCCAGATGGTGGAGGGCATTTCTTTTTAAAGAAAAGATTAGGAGAGCACAAGGCTAAGCAAGTAATCTGGGAAGGTAAATCAATGACCTCCGATGAAGCATTAAAGGTAGGGATTGTTGACATGGCTTATGAAGGAGATACAGAAGAACAGCTTGAGTTGATAAAAAGGGAATTGGAAGCGCGTCCATTAAAGGCGATGATTGCTTCAAAACTGATATATAGTGAACAAGAAAAACAGCTCTTGCTCGAAACATTAGATTCTGAAACTGAAAAACAATTAGAAATGAGGCGAACACAAGATCATCGTGAAGGAGTTGCAGCGTTTTTAGAAAAACGTCCGGCTCATTTTATCGGGAATTAA